Proteins found in one Chloroflexota bacterium genomic segment:
- a CDS encoding YggS family pyridoxal phosphate-dependent enzyme produces the protein MWDIEQNLRDVRRRVALAAQRVSRDPDEVTIVAVTKAIDVERIMLAYKLGLRHFGENRVQEAQAKVTLLRSQIPTSPTAQTDIHWHMVGHLQTNKAKAAVKLFDFIHSVDSLRLATAISDCALKLGLMVPILLQVNISGEATKFGFSAEDVPAAVSEIACLPGIQIRGLMTIAPIVADPEDARPILRRLRELRDELRQAFPALRWSHLSMGMTDDFEVAIEEGATLVRLGRAIFGSPR, from the coding sequence ATGTGGGACATTGAGCAGAACCTGCGGGACGTACGCCGCCGAGTGGCGCTGGCTGCCCAAAGGGTGAGTCGCGATCCAGATGAGGTGACTATCGTCGCTGTAACCAAGGCCATCGATGTCGAACGGATCATGTTGGCTTACAAACTCGGCCTGCGCCACTTTGGGGAGAATCGTGTGCAAGAAGCTCAAGCGAAGGTCACCCTTTTGAGGTCGCAGATTCCTACCAGTCCAACCGCGCAGACAGATATACATTGGCATATGGTCGGACACCTTCAAACAAATAAAGCTAAAGCGGCCGTAAAGCTCTTCGACTTCATTCACTCTGTAGATAGCCTGAGGCTGGCCACAGCTATCAGCGATTGCGCCCTGAAGTTAGGACTAATGGTGCCTATCCTCCTGCAAGTGAATATATCCGGTGAGGCCACTAAATTTGGGTTTTCAGCGGAGGATGTGCCAGCGGCCGTATCTGAAATCGCCTGCTTGCCTGGTATCCAGATTAGGGGGTTAATGACTATAGCTCCCATCGTGGCTGATCCTGAAGATGCCCGTCCTATCCTTCGTCGTCTCCGTGAGCTGCGCGATGAGTTGAGACAAGCCTTCCCCGCGCTTAGGTGGTCCCATCTCTCTATGGGAATGACCGACGATTTTGAGGTAGCTATCGAAGAAGGTGCTACCTTAGTCCGCTTAGGACGGGCCATCTTCGGATCGCCCCGTTGA
- a CDS encoding radical SAM protein — protein MSWERIAKARRRLAREVGTISKDWGGRIPIALVYPNSYYVGMSSLGFQTVHGLLNRQDNIVCERAFYDPSDPSSREEPLLSLESQRELSEFAVIAFSVSFELDYFNVISSLRGAKIPLLAEERTEAHPLVMAGGPCVFANPEPLAPFFDALIIGEAEAILPGVISELEHHISDRREELLAALAKIPGVYIPKFYEVEYATDGSIASIKRKRRAIPLPVQRQWALDLDDFATTSVVLTPDTELGDMYLIEIARGCSRGCRFCLAGYSYRPMRERSVARLLEQAKDGMRYRRRIGLVGAAISDYSAIGELSTGLRRLGAKVAVASLRIDPQSEQLLNALVESGIRTITIAPETGSERLQRLINKNISIDEVLRAIDLIAHYKIDRVKLYYMVGLPTETEEDVKEVSKLTLAIKRRIEKGGAAPNLTVNLTPFVPKAQTPFQWLPMLPSEEMTERIHLIKMGLKGQQGIVIRVESPAWATVQAALARGDRRMARALSAIHEVSTTAWVRAMKESGLDQSFYTTRQRQDNEVLPWSTIDVNVSKAFLRRELVESERLLVTDPCPARGCRKCGVCPPDFARIPAYN, from the coding sequence GTGAGCTGGGAACGCATTGCTAAGGCGAGGCGTAGGCTCGCACGAGAGGTGGGAACCATCAGCAAGGACTGGGGCGGACGGATACCGATCGCCCTTGTTTATCCAAACTCTTATTATGTTGGAATGTCCAGTTTGGGATTCCAAACGGTCCACGGATTACTTAATCGTCAGGACAATATCGTTTGCGAGCGTGCCTTTTATGATCCCTCCGACCCTTCGTCTCGGGAGGAACCTCTTCTCTCGCTGGAGAGCCAGCGTGAATTGTCTGAGTTTGCTGTTATCGCCTTCTCCGTATCTTTCGAACTCGATTACTTTAATGTTATCTCATCTCTTAGGGGGGCTAAGATTCCCCTGTTGGCTGAGGAGCGCACTGAGGCTCACCCATTAGTAATGGCCGGTGGACCATGCGTCTTCGCTAATCCAGAGCCACTAGCCCCTTTTTTCGATGCGCTCATCATAGGGGAGGCCGAGGCGATCTTACCGGGTGTTATATCTGAGTTGGAGCACCATATCAGTGACCGAAGAGAGGAATTACTGGCGGCCCTGGCTAAGATTCCCGGCGTTTATATCCCGAAATTTTACGAGGTTGAATATGCCACTGATGGCTCTATAGCCTCAATAAAACGGAAGCGCAGGGCGATTCCTCTGCCTGTCCAGCGACAATGGGCCTTAGATCTGGACGACTTCGCCACCACCTCGGTGGTGCTCACGCCTGATACGGAGCTGGGCGATATGTACCTGATAGAGATCGCCCGCGGCTGTAGCCGGGGCTGCCGTTTCTGCCTGGCCGGTTATTCTTATCGCCCTATGCGCGAACGATCCGTCGCCCGCCTTTTAGAGCAAGCTAAAGATGGGATGCGCTATCGTCGGCGCATAGGGCTGGTAGGGGCTGCGATCTCCGATTATTCTGCCATTGGTGAGCTGTCCACCGGGTTGCGTAGGTTGGGAGCAAAAGTGGCCGTCGCCTCCCTGCGCATCGATCCGCAATCTGAACAACTTCTTAACGCCTTAGTAGAGAGTGGCATACGAACAATCACCATCGCACCGGAAACTGGCTCTGAGCGTCTCCAGAGATTGATCAACAAAAATATCTCCATCGATGAGGTCTTACGGGCTATTGACCTGATCGCTCACTATAAAATAGATAGAGTGAAACTATATTATATGGTCGGTTTGCCGACAGAGACAGAGGAAGACGTCAAGGAGGTATCCAAACTGACCCTGGCCATAAAGAGGCGGATTGAAAAAGGGGGAGCCGCACCTAATCTTACAGTGAACCTCACCCCTTTTGTACCGAAGGCCCAAACGCCTTTCCAATGGCTACCAATGCTTCCCAGCGAGGAGATGACTGAGCGCATCCACCTGATCAAGATGGGATTGAAGGGACAACAGGGTATCGTGATTAGGGTGGAAAGTCCGGCCTGGGCTACCGTTCAAGCAGCGCTGGCACGAGGGGATCGGCGTATGGCTAGGGCCTTGTCTGCAATCCACGAGGTATCAACCACCGCCTGGGTTAGAGCAATGAAGGAGAGCGGGCTTGACCAATCGTTCTACACCACCCGTCAGCGCCAAGACAATGAAGTGTTGCCTTGGTCAACGATTGATGTGAATGTCAGCAAAGCATTTTTGCGTCGCGAATTAGTCGAAAGCGAACGGCTACTGGTTACAGATCCGTGTCCAGCAAGGGGATGCCGGAAATGTGGTGTCTGCCCACCCGACTTCGCCCGGATTCCAGCCTACAATTAG
- the pgeF gene encoding peptidoglycan editing factor PgeF → MIRHQAGDLVYLQFENLVRYKEIIHAISTRHGGVSNGIYRSLNMSFSVGDATDNVVSNRAILCRALNIPAEAIVVPQLAHSCNVAVVSSNDKGQGALRGGTGIPVSDALITDSPGLFLLITFADCVPLLFYDPVKRAVGLAHAGWKGTVNQIARHVVGKMTQDFGTDPADLIIGIGPSIGPCCYEVGDEVMALVSRAWGDHLDDVAHQVDGRRHLDLWNLNHHAILEAGVNETHLEVTRICTSCRVGDFFSHRRERGRTGRFAAIIGLH, encoded by the coding sequence TTGATTAGGCACCAAGCGGGTGACCTGGTCTATTTGCAGTTTGAGAATTTAGTGAGATACAAGGAGATCATTCACGCTATTTCCACGCGTCACGGCGGCGTCAGTAATGGAATATACAGGTCCCTGAATATGAGCTTCTCCGTAGGCGACGCAACAGATAACGTTGTGTCTAATCGTGCTATTCTATGCCGGGCTCTCAACATTCCAGCGGAGGCTATAGTGGTCCCTCAGCTGGCTCATAGCTGTAACGTTGCCGTAGTCAGCAGTAACGATAAGGGACAGGGCGCACTGAGAGGTGGGACCGGTATACCAGTAAGTGACGCCTTAATCACCGATAGCCCAGGTCTTTTTCTGCTGATCACCTTCGCCGACTGCGTACCTTTGCTGTTCTATGACCCGGTCAAAAGAGCGGTCGGCCTGGCTCACGCCGGATGGAAAGGTACGGTAAATCAGATCGCCCGTCATGTTGTGGGGAAAATGACTCAGGACTTTGGCACAGATCCAGCGGACTTGATTATTGGGATTGGGCCATCCATTGGTCCCTGCTGTTATGAGGTGGGCGATGAGGTTATGGCGCTCGTCAGCCGAGCCTGGGGTGACCACCTTGACGATGTTGCCCACCAGGTTGATGGGAGACGGCATTTGGATTTATGGAATCTCAACCATCATGCTATTCTTGAAGCAGGGGTCAACGAGACTCACTTAGAAGTGACTCGTATCTGCACCAGCTGTCGGGTTGGGGATTTTTTCTCCCATCGAAGAGAGCGTGGGCGTACCGGCCGCTTCGCGGCTATAATCGGGTTGCACTGA
- the dcd gene encoding dCTP deaminase gives MVLSDRTIREEIRKGHIIIEPFDPKSIQPSSIDLHLDNKFRVFRNSRYPYIDVRKNMDDLTDLVEVPEDVPFILHPGEFVLGSTFEYVALPTYLVARLEGKSSLGRLGLLIHSTAGYVDPGWCGNLTLELSNVANLPITLYYKMKIGQISFFRMTTSVEKPYGSKGLQSKYQGQTGPTPSRFYLNYEDK, from the coding sequence ATGGTATTAAGTGATAGAACAATCAGGGAAGAGATTAGAAAGGGACATATCATAATCGAGCCGTTTGACCCGAAGTCTATTCAGCCATCCAGCATTGATCTTCATTTGGACAACAAGTTCCGTGTTTTCCGAAACTCGCGTTACCCCTATATTGATGTTCGCAAGAATATGGATGATCTGACAGACCTGGTCGAGGTGCCAGAGGATGTACCATTCATCCTTCATCCCGGGGAATTCGTTTTGGGCAGCACATTTGAGTATGTAGCTCTCCCCACTTACCTGGTTGCCAGGCTGGAGGGCAAAAGCTCCCTCGGCCGATTGGGACTTTTGATCCACTCAACCGCTGGTTATGTGGATCCCGGTTGGTGCGGCAATTTGACCCTTGAGCTCAGCAATGTCGCTAACCTGCCAATTACGCTTTACTATAAGATGAAGATCGGCCAGATTTCATTCTTTCGGATGACCACCAGTGTCGAGAAACCTTACGGTTCCAAAGGCCTCCAGAGTAAATATCAAGGGCAGACGGGCCCAACGCCTAGTCGTTTCTATCTCAACTATGAAGATAAGTAA